In the Ipomoea triloba cultivar NCNSP0323 chromosome 6, ASM357664v1 genome, one interval contains:
- the LOC116023614 gene encoding uncharacterized protein LOC116023614: MGNCVRKESSTEWGGEDWGSLSPSSPQKQFGEDKEPFGKHGAEIKVKISKKQLAELVGKADLRGFSIDQFLAELKNGADRYETHLHRSWRPALHSIPEVN; this comes from the coding sequence ATGGGAAATTGCGTGAGAAAGGAATCGTCGACGGAATGGGGCGGCGAAGACTGGGGTTCGCTGTCGCCGTCGTCGCCGCAAAAGCAATTCGGAGAAGATAAGGAGCCGTTTGGGAAGCACGGGGCGGAAATAAAAGTGAAAATCAGCAAGAAGCAATTGGCGGAGCTGGTGGGGAAGGCTGATCTCCGAGGGTTTTCTATCGATCAGTTTCTCGCCGAGTTGAAGAACGGCGCCGATCGCTACGAGACGCATCTTCACCGTTCGTGGAGGCCGGCGTTGCATAGTATACCTGAAGTCAACTGA
- the LOC116021987 gene encoding 1-acyl-sn-glycerol-3-phosphate acyltransferase-like, with protein sequence MKNCGMGTFMRSRRFGSYFDAWSGLDLGAQSQVVVKGELEGKKQKTRDNVYVEDDGWLCVLISWIRIVVCFVSMMVTTLVWAVIMLVLLPWPYQRIRQGNIYGHVTGRMLMWILGNPIKIEGAEYSSEKAIYICNHASPIDIFLIMWLTPTGTVGIAKKEIIFYPLFGQLYVLANHLRIDRSNPAAAIESMKEAAQAIVENNLSLIIFPEGTRSKDGRLLPFKKGFVHMALQSRRPIVPIIFTGTHMAWRKGSMHVRPAPLTVKFLPPIRTDDWTADKTEEYVRLVHDVYAKNLPDCQKPLQR encoded by the exons ATGAAGAATTGTGGGATGGGCACATTCATGAGGAGCAGGAGATTTGGAAGCTATTTTGATGCGTGGTCAGGCTTGGATTTGGGTGCCCAATCACAAGTGGTGGTTAAGGGGGAGTTGGAGGGGAAGAAGCAAAAGACAAGAGATAATGTGTATGTGGAAGATGATGGGTGGTTGTGTGTGTTGATATCATGGATTAGAATAGTTGTGTGTTTTGTTTCAATGATGGTCACCACCTTAGTGTGGGCTGTAATCATGTTGGTGCTTTTGCCCTGGCCTTATCAGAGGATTAGGCAGGGCAATATCTATGGGCATGTGACTGGAAGAATGTTG ATGTGGATTTTAGGGAATCCAATAAAGATTGAAGGAGCCGAGTACTCCAGTGAGAAGGCTATTTATATCTGTAATCACGCGTCTCCTATCGACATTTTCCTCATAATGTGGTTGACCCCTACTGGCACTGTCGGCATTGCAAAGAAAGAG ATTATATTTTACCCACTGTTCGGGCAGTTGTATGTTCTGGCAAACCATTTACGCATTGATCGTTCTAATCCAGCTGCTGCAATAGAGTCCATGAAAGAG GCTGCTCAAGCAATTGTGGAAAacaatttatctttaattattttcCCCGAGGGTACAAGATCAAAGGATGGTCGACTATTACCGTTTAAAAAG GGGTTTGTACACATGGCGCTGCAATCGCGGCGCCCAATAGTCCCGATCATTTTCACTGGAACGCATATGGCATGGAGGAAAGGCAGCATGCACGTTAGACCGGCTCCTCTAACCGTCAAGTTTCTCCCGCCAATCAGAACCGATGACTGGACAGCTGACAAAACCGAGGAGTATGTAAGATTGGTACATGATGTTTATGCCAAAAATCTCCCAGACTGTCAAAAGCCCCTACAAAGATGA
- the LOC116022716 gene encoding vacuolar protein sorting-associated protein 22 homolog 1: MRRRPGIGGLQNAATARDQYRLLGENVAKLRTDLMKEQLATFRTQLEDFARKHKNDIRKNPAFRSQFHEMCAKIGVDPLASNKGFWVELLGIGDFYYELGVQIIDICLATRPHNGGLISLEELCKILVQKRKGARETVSEDDCLRAISKLKVLGNGFEVISVGKRKLVRSVPTELNKDHNEILELAQTQGFVTVDEVQRRLNWSSGRATDTLETLLKEGLAMVDDGHRDGRRRYWFPCVSSISSYAGSDSA, encoded by the exons ATGAGGCGGAGGCCGGGAATCGGAGGACTACAGAACGCCGCCACAGCTAGG GATCAATACCGATTGCTCGGTGAAAATGTGGCCAAACTGAGAACGGATCTTATGAAGGAGCAGCTCGCTACTTTTCGCACTCAGCTCGAAGACTTTGCCCGTAAACACaag aATGACATCCGGAAGAATCCTGCATTCAGATCACAGTTTCATGAGATGTGTGCCAAAATAGGAGTAGACCCTCTTGCCTCAAACAAGGGTTTTTGGGTGGAGCTCTTAGGAATTGGTGACTTCTATTATGAACTTG GGGTACAAATTATTGATATTTGTTTGGCAACACGGCCTCATAATGGAGGTTTGATCAGCTTGGAGGAGCTATGTAAAATTCTTGTTCAGAAAAGGAAGGGTGCTCGTGAAACTGTGTCCGAGGATGACTGTTTGCGTGCTATAAGCAAGCTGAAG GTACTGGGTAATGGTTTTGAGGTGATTTCAGTTGGAAAAAGGAAGCTTGTTCGTTCTGTCCCAACTGAATTAAACAAGGATCACAATGAAATTTTAGAGCTGGCCCAG ACTCAAGGCTTTGTTACAGTTGATGAGGTACAAAGACGCTTGAATTGGTCCTCTGGTCGAGCAACTGATACCCTTGAAACGCTGCTAAAG GAAGGTCTGGCTATGGTTGATGATGGGCACCGTGATGGCAGACGCCGATATTGGTTTCCTTGTGTATCATCTATCTCTTCCTATGCTGGATCTGATTCAGCTTGA